A region of Capra hircus breed San Clemente chromosome 11, ASM170441v1, whole genome shotgun sequence DNA encodes the following proteins:
- the SWI5 gene encoding DNA repair protein SWI5 homolog, producing the protein PPSQDSKYLADLRRFVSVLALDPPLHRPPSRGPRTPGLRRIQPGLSESCGGAFRSPRPSPKPGQADRASEDSLQLDIQKLKEKKDMLDKEISQLLSEGYSVDELEDHISQLHEYNDIKDAAQMLLGRLAVIRGVTTKELYPEFGLDMND; encoded by the exons CCTCCGTCACAGGATTCCAAGTACCTGGCGGACCTGAGGAGATTCGTTTCCGTCCTCGCTCTGGACCCTCCTCTGCACCGCCCCCCGAGTCGGGGGCCCCGGACGCCAGGGCTGAGGAG GATTCAACCAGGACTTTCCGAAAGTTGCGGCGGGGCCTTCCGATCCCCT CGGCCATCTCCCAAACCTGGCCAGGCTGACAGGGCCAGCGAGGATTCTCTACAGCTTGACATTCAGAAACTCAAGGAGAAGAAGGACATGTTGGACAAGGAGATCTCCCAGCTATTATCAGA AGGCTACAGTGTAGATGAACTGGAGGACCACATCTCCCAGCTCCACGAGTATAATGACATCAAGGATGCGGCCCAGATGCTGCTGGGAAGACTAG ctgTGATCCGAGGTGTCACCACCAAGGAGTTGTATCCAGAATTTGGCCTAGACATGAATGACTGA